A single window of Culicoides brevitarsis isolate CSIRO-B50_1 chromosome 3, AGI_CSIRO_Cbre_v1, whole genome shotgun sequence DNA harbors:
- the LOC134834277 gene encoding solute carrier family 35 member F3 isoform X1: MARDGEIPAIFNPRKVRAPSVVVTGDSPNGPFGGFTPTGLHPPPSGATTPSSQPPQSHHPPQVQHSDSVSSSQHDGPESLSGTTQIRCDTPTPLNQQMIQQTQPSRSRFKRCRDSCCSEFAQKMYFGVFVTILVTASWVGSAHSIKYLYLSKPQSNYMSLPPEATILVSVDTDDNDNTTKLIHTFSPTTASFAQLHTFNAPFFASWFFTNFTILFFPIYMLGRLAVKKCDGTGEVLDDIIRGYRDRGFTVGRFLNRCLSFCILWVIMTYILMLSLKSLLATDVLALFATNVASVYLLSWVILHEQFVGVRIVAVILCDTGIALLAYMDGITNSPSLRGVVLAALSAAGYAVFKVMFRKVMGDPPIGQIAFTFTVIGILNAAVLWPICVGLYFSDMEHMPWDPLPWIVLLIASILLLVFHILMQFSSAVTYNMFVTLGLITSVPVSAALDVVLYEANFYGMKLSGIILIAVGFFLVMFPDNWPDYITRLLRNIILLGHNASRPAFCSRRPASPITTTSTRQNQYSKA; this comes from the exons atggCACGCGACGGCGAAATTCCAGCAATTTTTAATCCGCGTAAAGTTCGGGCGCCCTCAGTCGTGGTCACAGGTGATTCCCCCAATGGGCCCTTTGGAGGTTTTACGCCAACGGGTTTGCATCCGCCGCCATCGGGAGCTACGACGCCCTCGTCGCAACCACCCCAGTCGCATCATCCCCCACAAGTTCAGCACTCGGATTCGGTGTCGTCGAGTCAACACGATGGACCCGAAAGTTTGAGTGGCACTACACAAATCCGCTGTGACACGCCGACGCCGTTAAACCAACAAATGATACAGCAAACACAACCGTCAAGGTCACGCTTTAAACGATGCCGAGACTCGTGTTGCTCGGAGTTCGCACAAAAG ATGTATTTTGGCGTTTTTGTTACAATATTGGTGACTGCGTCGTGGGTCGGAAGTGCGCAtagcattaaatatttatacttaTCAAAGCCACAATCAAATTACATGTCACTGCCTCCCGAGGCGACGATACTCGTGTCTGTGGATACGGATGACAATGACAACACCACCAAACTAATTCACACATTCAGTCCAACGACTGCATCGTTTGCACAATTGCACACCTTCAACGCGCCCTTTTTTGCCTCATggttttttacgaattttaccattttatttttccccattTACATGTTGGGTCGACTGGCTGTTAAAAAGTGCGATGGTACCGGCGAAG TTCTTGATGACATAATTCGCGGATACAGAGATCGTGGCTTCACAGTTGGACGTTTTCTTAACCGCTGTCTCTCCTTTTGTATATTGTGGGTAATCATGACTTATATATTAATGTTATCGCTGAAAAGTCTTCTGGCAACTGATGTTCTCGCATTGTTTGCCACAAATGTTGCTTCCGTCTATCTGCTCTCTTGGGTCATCTTGCACGAGCAATTTGTTGGCGTAAGG ATTGTAGCTGTAATACTTTGTGATACGGGAATCGCGCTTTTGGCGTATATGGATGGCATTACAAACAGTCCGTCGCTCAGAGGGGTCGTTTTAGCAGCATTAAG TGCCGCTGGTTATGCTGTGTTCAAAGTGATGTTTCGGAAGGTGATGGGAGATCCGCCAATTGGACAAATTGCTTTCACATTTACCGTGATTGGTATTTTGAATGCGGCGGTTTTGTGGCCAATTTGTGTGGGACTGTACTTTTCGGATATGGAGCATATGCCGTGGGATCCCTTACCGTGGATCGTTCTTTTGATAGCTAGTATTTTACTTTTAG tttttcatattttgatgCAATTCAGCAGTGCTGTTACCTACAACATGTTTGTAACTCTCGGATTGATCACTTCAGTGCCCGTTTCAgcag ctttGGACGTCGTTCTCTACGAAGCTAACTTTTATGGCATGAAACTTTCCGGAATAATCCTTATTGCTGTCGGCTTTTTCCTTGTGATGTTCCCCGACAATTGGCCCGATTACATAACAAGGCTTCTCAG AAATATCATCTTGTTGGGACACAACGCGAG CAGGCCGGCGTTTTGTAGTAGAAGACCCGCATCACCCATTACTACGACATCCACAAGACAAAATCAATATTCCAAAGCCTAG
- the LOC134834277 gene encoding solute carrier family 35 member F3 isoform X2, translating to MARDGEIPAIFNPRKVRAPSVVVTGDSPNGPFGGFTPTGLHPPPSGATTPSSQPPQSHHPPQVQHSDSVSSSQHDGPESLSGTTQIRCDTPTPLNQQMIQQTQPSRSRFKRCRDSCCSEFAQKMYFGVFVTILVTASWVGSAHSIKYLYLSKPQSNYMSLPPEATILVSVDTDDNDNTTKLIHTFSPTTASFAQLHTFNAPFFASWFFTNFTILFFPIYMLGRLAVKKCDGTGEVLDDIIRGYRDRGFTVGRFLNRCLSFCILWVIMTYILMLSLKSLLATDVLALFATNVASVYLLSWVILHEQFVGVRIVAVILCDTGIALLAYMDGITNSPSLRGVVLAALSAAGYAVFKVMFRKVMGDPPIGQIAFTFTVIGILNAAVLWPICVGLYFSDMEHMPWDPLPWIVLLIASILLLVFHILMQFSSAVTYNMFVTLGLITSVPVSAALDVVLYEANFYGMKLSGIILIAVGFFLVMFPDNWPDYITRLLRNIILLGHNARPAFCSRRPASPITTTSTRQNQYSKA from the exons atggCACGCGACGGCGAAATTCCAGCAATTTTTAATCCGCGTAAAGTTCGGGCGCCCTCAGTCGTGGTCACAGGTGATTCCCCCAATGGGCCCTTTGGAGGTTTTACGCCAACGGGTTTGCATCCGCCGCCATCGGGAGCTACGACGCCCTCGTCGCAACCACCCCAGTCGCATCATCCCCCACAAGTTCAGCACTCGGATTCGGTGTCGTCGAGTCAACACGATGGACCCGAAAGTTTGAGTGGCACTACACAAATCCGCTGTGACACGCCGACGCCGTTAAACCAACAAATGATACAGCAAACACAACCGTCAAGGTCACGCTTTAAACGATGCCGAGACTCGTGTTGCTCGGAGTTCGCACAAAAG ATGTATTTTGGCGTTTTTGTTACAATATTGGTGACTGCGTCGTGGGTCGGAAGTGCGCAtagcattaaatatttatacttaTCAAAGCCACAATCAAATTACATGTCACTGCCTCCCGAGGCGACGATACTCGTGTCTGTGGATACGGATGACAATGACAACACCACCAAACTAATTCACACATTCAGTCCAACGACTGCATCGTTTGCACAATTGCACACCTTCAACGCGCCCTTTTTTGCCTCATggttttttacgaattttaccattttatttttccccattTACATGTTGGGTCGACTGGCTGTTAAAAAGTGCGATGGTACCGGCGAAG TTCTTGATGACATAATTCGCGGATACAGAGATCGTGGCTTCACAGTTGGACGTTTTCTTAACCGCTGTCTCTCCTTTTGTATATTGTGGGTAATCATGACTTATATATTAATGTTATCGCTGAAAAGTCTTCTGGCAACTGATGTTCTCGCATTGTTTGCCACAAATGTTGCTTCCGTCTATCTGCTCTCTTGGGTCATCTTGCACGAGCAATTTGTTGGCGTAAGG ATTGTAGCTGTAATACTTTGTGATACGGGAATCGCGCTTTTGGCGTATATGGATGGCATTACAAACAGTCCGTCGCTCAGAGGGGTCGTTTTAGCAGCATTAAG TGCCGCTGGTTATGCTGTGTTCAAAGTGATGTTTCGGAAGGTGATGGGAGATCCGCCAATTGGACAAATTGCTTTCACATTTACCGTGATTGGTATTTTGAATGCGGCGGTTTTGTGGCCAATTTGTGTGGGACTGTACTTTTCGGATATGGAGCATATGCCGTGGGATCCCTTACCGTGGATCGTTCTTTTGATAGCTAGTATTTTACTTTTAG tttttcatattttgatgCAATTCAGCAGTGCTGTTACCTACAACATGTTTGTAACTCTCGGATTGATCACTTCAGTGCCCGTTTCAgcag ctttGGACGTCGTTCTCTACGAAGCTAACTTTTATGGCATGAAACTTTCCGGAATAATCCTTATTGCTGTCGGCTTTTTCCTTGTGATGTTCCCCGACAATTGGCCCGATTACATAACAAGGCTTCTCAG AAATATCATCTTGTTGGGACACAACGCGAG GCCGGCGTTTTGTAGTAGAAGACCCGCATCACCCATTACTACGACATCCACAAGACAAAATCAATATTCCAAAGCCTAG
- the LOC134835586 gene encoding uncharacterized protein LOC134835586 — protein MGKFIIMSPLLLLLLLIAKVCHAEGVHVSAEGQGPFVLSHYKSDKMPASVVDYVRHRQMMQPRAEHEFNIPNDNAFNVLDIADEHGTKIVYIKNSPPKMSGEPIDEHRMSNFVKNRNDIQGKDGIKKETFQSVSTFHGDAIPPQNFQAFQIPFFPVFVPQPVAIPQRVDGNVMRDPQTANNPLYGGPGYGPAGYGPPGFGIGPGIGPGYPGAGYPPPYAGYPGGYGPGFPAGGFGGPYGVPPAFGGYPGQGFYPPPGGFYPGAGYGPHGGPIGYPIFGSPAQGEKQENIKPISEKGQEEFDDRSAFGSMEKTESKPIFIKPNKKVEMMKMKPMKDTPVMTTTTMTPTTTTTMKEMSEEKKDTKMN, from the exons ATGGGGAAATTTATT ATAATGTCTCccttgttgctgctgctgctgctaatTGCAAAAGTGTGTCATGCAGAAGGCGTTCACGTTTCAGCAGAAGGTCAAGGCCCCTTTGTTCT AAGTCACTACAAAAGCGACAAAATGCCTGCTAGTGTCGTCGATTACGTGCGCCATCGACAAATGATGCAGCCACGTGCCGAACACGAATTCAATATCCCGAACGACAATGCCTTCAATGTACTCGATATTGCCGATGAGCATGGCACAAAAATTGTCTACATCAAAAATTCCCCGCCGAAAATGAGCGGAGAGCCTATCGATGAGCATCGAATgtcaaatttcgtcaaaaatagaAATGACATTCAAGGTAAAGACGGGATTAAGAAGGAAACTTTCCAATCTGTCTCGACATTCCATGGAGATGCAATTCCCCCGCAAAACTTCCAAGCCTTCCAAATTCCATTTTTCCCCGTTTTTGTACCTCAACCAGTCGCGATTCCTCAACGCGTTGACGGAAATGTCATGAGAGACCCACAAACTGCGAATAATCCTTTGTATGGAGGTCCAGGATACGGACCTGCAGGTTATGGACCCCCTGGATTCGGAATTGGACCCGGAATTGGTCCTGGATACCCAGGAGCTGGATATCCTCCCCCCTACGCAGGCTATCCCGGAGGTTATGGGCCCGGATTTCCCGCAGGAGGTTTTGGGGGTCCTTATGGGGTCCCTCCAGCCTTTGGAGGATACCCTGGTCAAGGATTCTACCCCCCGCCCGGAGGATTTTATCCCGGAGCTGGATACGGACCTCATGGGGGTCCCATTGGCTACCCAATTTTCGGGTCTCCAGCTCAAGGAGAGAAACAAGAGAACATAAAACCGATTTCCGAAAAGGGACAAGAAGAATTTGACGATCGATCAGCCTTTGGTAGCATGGAAAAAACCGAAAGTAaaccaattttcatcaaacccaacaaaaaagttgaaatgatgaaaatgaagCCAATGAAGGACACTCCCGttatgacaacaacaacaatgaccccaacgacgacgacaaccaTGAAAGAAATGtcagaagagaaaaaagacacgaaaatgaattga
- the LOC134834193 gene encoding mitochondrial pyruvate carrier 1 yields MAAIGRKLVDSLKSKEFRDYLCSTHFWGPVANWGIPIAALSDINKDPKIISGTMTTALCLYSLVFMRFAYKVQPRNWLLFACHVTNFTAQCIQNGRFIQYHYLGGKEKAGHL; encoded by the exons ATGGCAGCAATTGGACGTAAATTGGTTGACAGCTTGAAGAGCAAGGAATTTCGCGATTATTTGTGCAGCACACATTTTTGGGGACCCGTCGCTAAttgg ggaatTCCCATTGCCGCCCTTTCCGACATCAACAAAGACCCCAAAATCATCAGTGGCACAATGACAACCGCCCTTTGCTTGTATTCGCTCGTCTTCATGCGATTCGCCTACAAAGTCCAACCCCGAAACTGGCTCCTGTTTGCGTGTCACGTCACAAATTTCACCGCGCAATGCATACAGAACGGCAGATTCATCCAATATCACTATTTGGGTGGCAAGGAAAAAGCAGGACATCTCTAA
- the LOC134835200 gene encoding adenylate cyclase type 10-like produces the protein MFEQMPSFDGDKGHDRLERAIVEEHRRTTQLTPHKSKPRTYSPHSVESFHQAILRAPRLKSELRRESEDIELIQMKTLASMIPDEILMHPQENAAVRHFEAAIMITDASGFTDLSEKYNKVGKGGASMLSAVLNSYMGTMVQEILAQGGDVLKFSGDAMLTIFKVSGTTTMHDAVHKALDTALIIQNRCGKYKTDVGVILKSKIAISAGSVSFSMIGTEQYSHYVLVGQPLWDTKSCEQAATSGQVLVTSQAWRYINANEYLYEFLDDKHLYNLMGFRDEWRFVQRGHEDFGEVDRFLGKNDIGDTKERDLFLEQHIKAEFFERPSMKIAFDKQTRGFLRRFMIPTLNRAIEMNEPIEHLNEMRQVVIVFVNLVTDDASDALLIDVANETFQEICKISAFYEGTLNKVSLFDKDLMFLVIFGLRGFKHHVQSQIALRCGSEIKNSLINHRHVITASVGVTTGNTYCGVVGYEKRREYSAISVKVNKAARLMMAYPNKVTCDKETYIGSNLSSMHFTPQPQKELKGLQNVGVVYEFLEVAVYPIHLTPQGREFSFLGRSDFMQAFEKRLFYAMQLSEDSKKQLQEEKRQISVLILGETREGKSCLLDEMFAFTYERAIKCFKIKNHVHHARTPYTLTSLYMNILLGGNSESTTMSRQKAIEVALNKFQVRQLYFALNPILKVEFPVPPMTEELKSRYDEIQRRMFKLLCRTIIKDFWVIFIDDIEFADDESVLLLNEVFEIFHVFFVITTGNKRKISKIAAKIFKQFNIKSFVLGPIEQLHQKTLACQFLNVDAIDIDIERVINLNSNGNPGWIRRFLISMQLDRVINIEEMSVNEAKSRGYVFKDERANHHKMSMERPSGSTFQFCTVQFPDFNKNGEKCGKILRVATLPPDFNAEKLEIEAPDDVHIMIQYDSLSSFEQQIVKCCSVLGKTFFRSMTSHLLRGNERAISQAIQHLFELKIFACAGGNFMHGNVLIQKQMMKNSDRDDVSCLCTHLRIPENCVDLPRYANCGYIKFKSELFMKASYDLLTDGQQKEYHMKALKYLENESKRCEACGSSYFENLEYIKDEIIADEPQKITSEVLFGEAKTNKWGIHSSSSITRMSDSQRSSITSSSLTKRAKFFMTKTSEKALIFKFGSFTFVHCECNMILYLTFSQMIRHAKGANSYQKIVETMLQKTEVCIDNWNYIKALHILDELESYMTDATLFRDHGYFIFFKSRLFTLQAIASTGLNQLATARLMLAKSCEVLNLPFPKPNRSNVKFALKLANKTRNFLKNHPYGGKISKVSLIYELVTIQIAECSTAMFVLFKKTREHDLSLTMAAIALYKATCYSHNYALIINCYANFLNVAFKFGLTHHLKWMKTKSFELAIYAMKQGTDQKLLQAVSSLFYSLVFSIAHEPEKDFAINLSYMSLHINKSCKASPEQWKVLPMLISLLLSQKRVGDILILLQQHFESVKNNEDRTGLTWHYALCLDILLDASFMIVPFHVCMTFYMENIEILSHLQDPFGISRFYSNMWLWCVRTKSWASAQIFYENIQKKFNLSIYDSSDNLMTAIRVLEALILTFLRAMETRNLVSMEEIETEIRKLMKSIEEALVDKNYHGERFILLRTYFSQITNYKLLDQNLFVLRTTASNCLITGNFYIYEMICHHIRAWSKSLPSEFETFWTTFATEKHDERYSYEEWCKTGKRLFPFTLPMPTII, from the exons TTTGGCGCAAGGAGGGGACGTTTTAAAGTTCAGCGGCGACGCAATGTTgacaattttcaaagtttccgGCACCACGACGATGCACGATGCGGTCCACAAGGCACTCGACACAGCACTGATCATCCAAAATCGCTGCGGAAAATACAAAACGGACGTCGGCGTGAttctaaagtcaaaaattgccATTTCCGCGGGCAGTGTAAGCTTTTCCATGATCGGCACGGAGCAATATTCGCATTATGTGTTGGTCGGACAACCACTTTGGGACACAAAATCCTGCGAACAAGCAGCTACATCGGGTCAGGTGTTGGTAACGAGTCAAGCGTGGCGCTACATTAACGCGAACGAGTATTTGTACGAGTTTTTGGACGACAAACATTTGTACAATTTGATGGGATTCCGTGACGAATGGCGATTTGTGCAACGGGGACACGAGGATTTCGGCGAagttgatcgatttttggggAAAAATGACATTGGCGACACCAAAGAACGCGATTTGTTCCTCGAGCAGCACATAAAAGCGGAATTTTTCGAAAGACCGAGCATGAAAATTGCTTTTGACAAGCAGACGAGGGGATTTTTGCGGCGATTTATGATCCCAACGCTCAATCGAGCGATCGAAATGAACGAACCGATCGAACATTTGAACGAAATGCGACAAGTTGTGATCGTTTTCGTGAATTTGGTGACAGATGATGCCAGTGACGCGTTGCTAATTGACGTCGCGAACGAAACTTTTCAAGAAATCTGCAAAATTTCGGCCTTTTATGAGGGAACGCTCAACAAAGTCTCACTTTTCGACAAAGATCTGATGTTTCTCGTGATTTTTGGGCTCCGTGGCTTCAAGCATCACGTCCAAAGTCAAATTGCGCTGCGTTGCGGATCGGAAATTAAGAATTCCCTGATCAACCATCGACATGTGATAACGGCGTCAGTTGGTGTGACGACCGGAAATACCTATTGTGGCGTCGTGGGATACGAAAAAAGGCGGGAATATTCGGCAATTAGTGTCAAAGTTAATAAAGCGGCGCGTTTGATGATGGCTTACCCGAATAAAGTGACGTGCGATAAGGAAACGTACATCGGGAGCAATTTATCGTCGATGCATTTCACGCCGCAGCCGCAAAAAGAGCTGAAAGGACTGCAAAATGTCGGAGTTGTTTACGAATTTTTGGAAGTTGCGGTTTATCCGATTCATTTGACGCCCCAGGGACGAGAATTTTCCTTCCTAGGACGGAGTGATTTCATGCAAGCCTTTGAAAAAAGGCTTTTTTATGCGATGCAGTTGTCGGAGGACAGCAAAAAACAGCTGCAAgaggaaaaaagacaaattagTGTGTTGATTTTGGGCGAAACGCGTGAAGGAAAGTCTTGTTTGTTGGATGAAATGTTCGCTTTTACCTATGAAAGGGCGAtcaaatgctttaaaattaagaatcaCGTTCATCATGCAAGGACTCCGTATACTCTGACGTCTCTTTATATGAATATTCTGCTTGGAGGAAATTCCGAGAGTACGACAATGTCACGGCAGAAGGCGATTGAAGTGgctcttaataaatttcaagtgaggcag ctTTACTTCGCCCTCAACCCAATCCTAAAAGTCGAATTTCCTGTGCCACCGATGACTGAAGAGCTCAAATCCCGTTACGACGAAATTCAACGCCGAATGTTCAAGTTACTCTGTCGCACCATCATCAAAGACTTCTGGGTAATTTTCATCGACGACATCGAATTCGCGGATGACGAGTCCGTTCTCCTCTTAAACGAagttttcgagatttttcACGTATTTTTCGTCATCACCACCggcaacaaaagaaaaatatcaaaaatagccgcgaaaattttcaaacaattcaacataaaatccTTCGTTTTGGGCCCAATCGAGCAACTGCACCAAAAAACGCTCGCCTGTCAATTCTTGAATGTCGACGCAATCGACATCGATATCGAGCGCGTGATAAATTTGAACAGTAACGGCAACCCCGGATGGATTCGTCGCTTTTTGATCTCCATGCAGCTTGATCGGGTAATAAATATCGAAGAAATGAGTGTCAACGAAgccaagtcacgtggttatgTGTTCAAAGATGAGCGCGCAAATCACCACAAAATGTCCATGGAACGTCCTTCGGGctcaacttttcaattttgcaCCGTTCAATTTCcggattttaacaaaaatggtGAAAAATGTGGGAAAATTCTTCGTGTTGCGACATTGCCGCCGGATTTTAATGccgaaaaattggaaattgaaGCACCGGATGACGTTCACATCATGATCCAATATGACTCGTTGTCGTCGTTCGAGCAACAAATCGTGAAATGTTGCTCCGTTttgggaaaaacttttttccgaTCGATGACTTCGCATTTGCTGCGTGGAAATGAACGCGCCATTTCTCAAGCAATCCAACATTTgttcgaattaaaaattttcgcgtGTGCCGGCGGGAATTTTATGCACGGAAATGTCTTGATCCAGAagcaaatgatgaaaaattccgATCGTGATGACGTCTCGTGTCTTTGTACTCACCTGAGAATCCCGGAAAACTGCGTTGATTTGCCTCGTTACGCCAATTGTGGctacataaaattcaaatctgAGCTTTTTATGAAGGCATCTTACGATTTATTGACTGACGGGCAGCAAAAAGAGTATCACATGAAGGCACTGAAATATCTCGAGAACGAGTCGAAGCGATGTGAGGCATGCGGAAGTTCCTATTTTGAGAACTTGGAGTACATAAAAGACGAAATAATCGCCGATGAGCCGCAAAAAATAACGTCTGAAGTGCTGTTTGGTGAGGCAAAGACGAATAAATGGGGAATTCATTCGAGTTCGTCCATTACGAGGATGAGTGATTCGCAGAGGTCGAGCattacgtcgtcgtcgttgacgAAGAGggcgaaatttttcatgacaaaGACGTCGGAGAAGGCactgattttcaaatttgggaGTTTTACCTTTGTGCATTGCGAGTGCAATATGATTTTGTATTTGACGTTTAGTCAAATGATTCGGCATGCAAAGGGAGCAA ATTCTTACCAAAAAATCGTCGAAACAATGTTACAAAAAACGGAAGTCTGCATCGACAACTGGAACTACATCAAAGCTCTTCACATCCTCGACGAACTCGAGTCCTACATGACCGACGCCACTTTATTCCGCGATCACGGTTACTTTATCTTCTTCAAATCTCGCCTTTTCACGCTCCAAGCAATCGCCAGTACGGGTCTCAATCAACTCGCAACTGCCCGTTTGATGCTTGCTAAAAGTTGTGAAGTCCTCAACCTTCCTTTTCCGAAGCCAAATCGatcaaatgtcaaatttgcGTTGAAATTAGCCAACAAAACGCggaatttccttaaaaatcatcCATATGgcggaaaaatatcaaaagttaGCTTAATTTACGAGTTGGTAACTATTCAAATTGCCGAATGCTCGACCGCcatgtttgttttgttcaaaaagaCCCGCGAACATGACTTGTCGTTAACAATGGCGGCGATTGCGTTGTACAAAGCGACTTGTTATAGTCACAATTATGCgttaattataaattgttatgcgaattttttgaatgtggCATTTAAATTTGGGTTAACGCATCATTTGAAGTGGATGAAGACGAAATCTTTCGAATTGGCGATCTATGCGATGAAACAAGGAACTGATCAAAAGTTGTTACAAGCTGTTTCAAGTCTTTTTTACTCGTTGGTGTTCTCAAt CGCTCATGAACCAGAAAAAGATTTCGCCATCAACCTTTCGTACATGAGCCTCCATATCAACAAAAGTTGCAAAGCATCTCCCGAACAATGGAAAGTCCTCCCGATGCTCATCAGTCTCTTACTCTCCCAAAAACGAGTCGGCGACATCCTCATTTTACTCCAACAACATTTCGAGTCTGTCAAAAATAACGAAGATCGCACTGGGCTAACTTGGCACTACGCCCTCTGTTTAGACATTCTCCTCGATGCGAGTTTCATGATTGTTCCTTTTCACGTCTGCATGACTTTCTACATGGAAAACATCGAGATTTTATCGCATCTGCAAGATCCCTTTGGCATTTCCCGCTTTTATTCAAACATGTGGTTGTGGTGCGTGCGAACCAAGTCATGGGCATCTGcgcaaattttttacgaaaatatccaaaagaaatttaatttgtcgATTTATGATTCTTCGGACAATCTCATGACAGCAATTCGTGTTTTGGAAgccttaattttgacttttcttcGAGCAATGGAGACACGAAATCTAGTTTCGATGGAAGAAATTGAAACGGAAATAAGAAAACTCATGAAATCAATTGAGGAAGCTTtggttgacaaaaattatcatggCGAGAGATTTATTTTGCTGAGGACTTATTTTTCGCAAATCacgaattataaattattggaTCAGAATTTGTTCGTTTTGAGGACAACGGCGTCAAATTGTTTGATAAcgggaaatttttacatttatgaaATGATTTGTCATCATATTAGG GCTTGGTCAAAATCCCTCCCTTCCGAATTCGAGACCTTCTGGACAACCTTTGCCACGGAAAAACACGACGAACGTTATTCCTACGAAGAATGGTGCAAAACTGGCAAACGTCTCTTCCCGTTCACACTTCCCATGCCAACAATCATCTAA